A window from Mesotoga sp. UBA6090 encodes these proteins:
- a CDS encoding type II TA system antitoxin MqsA family protein produces the protein MICPECGKKMRLSREESVESFKGSQVRLSYDVYRCDECGNSYVDARSLDEAWKKIWDDYEKTNCIPSPSDLRKARENLNLTQEEIALLLGRTKSLVSKLEDGSRALSDKLLESYTNYIMPGGEDFISFVNAAAVQGRISPDDRDRIVGKTGIGNESRLSLRERMIIEAHGNTETLLNGFKVFSGRTLSAVVGRFLSEIGPLDHMKLFKLLFYSDSLSFERRGMSITGLRYIANHYGPTPVKYEDVVSYLKEAGVVEEGKKAYVMVKGTAMPDHLPNEEEEIIKTIVKRYGRLTSTKLSSLSHEEPCWKETGEKKVIRYCKGMIRNLSRLNEQMNGADS, from the coding sequence ATGATATGTCCCGAATGTGGAAAGAAAATGCGCCTATCTAGGGAAGAGAGTGTCGAGAGTTTCAAGGGAAGTCAAGTCAGACTTTCCTACGATGTCTATAGATGTGATGAATGCGGGAATTCGTATGTGGATGCCAGATCTCTCGATGAAGCCTGGAAGAAGATCTGGGACGATTATGAGAAGACTAATTGCATCCCCTCGCCGTCAGATCTCAGGAAAGCCAGAGAGAATCTAAACCTCACTCAGGAGGAGATAGCGCTCCTGCTGGGAAGAACGAAGTCTCTGGTTTCCAAGCTTGAAGACGGCTCGAGAGCTCTTTCAGACAAGCTTCTCGAATCTTACACGAATTACATAATGCCAGGCGGAGAAGACTTCATCTCTTTCGTTAATGCCGCTGCTGTCCAGGGAAGGATCTCGCCGGATGATCGAGACAGAATAGTCGGCAAGACCGGTATTGGAAATGAATCCCGGCTCTCTCTGAGAGAAAGGATGATAATTGAAGCTCACGGAAATACCGAAACGCTCCTCAATGGCTTCAAGGTCTTTTCAGGAAGAACTCTAAGTGCAGTCGTGGGGCGTTTTCTATCAGAAATAGGACCTCTTGATCATATGAAGCTATTCAAGCTTTTGTTCTATTCCGATTCGCTTTCATTCGAGAGAAGGGGAATGTCCATTACCGGTCTCAGGTATATTGCCAATCACTATGGACCTACTCCCGTGAAGTATGAAGACGTCGTCTCTTATCTTAAAGAGGCCGGAGTGGTCGAAGAAGGCAAGAAAGCGTATGTGATGGTCAAAGGAACGGCGATGCCCGATCATTTACCCAACGAAGAAGAGGAGATCATCAAGACGATTGTGAAAAGATATGGTCGTCTTACAAGCACAAAGCTCTCATCTCTATCTCACGAAGAACCGTGCTGGAAAGAAACTGGAGAGAAAAAAGTCATAAGGTACTGCAAGGGAATGATCAGAAACCTGTCCCGCTTGAACGAGCAAATGAACGGGGCAGACTCCTAA
- a CDS encoding restriction endonuclease, whose product MILHYFRKYWWVVSAAIIALAYVIPYQVVIGLLFAQVITVSLVSFRIRNYSKPERNVKNLRNLLVLEFKDLLESYGISCDFPPRGDYSSVDLIADIFGEKTVFSIREGNDEIHKSEVQSLVASLSKHGAKRGVILVDGLLPIEAKRLAESYGLEFKRYEKYKEEIQEELGSQPNLCHACGKLIDQNQKELCRSNSELLGGKLYCHEHFKEIIDKSSAETI is encoded by the coding sequence ATGATTCTACACTACTTCAGGAAGTACTGGTGGGTGGTATCGGCTGCGATCATTGCGCTTGCTTATGTGATCCCTTATCAGGTGGTTATTGGTCTGCTCTTTGCGCAGGTAATTACTGTGAGTCTTGTCTCATTTAGGATCAGGAATTATTCGAAGCCCGAGCGAAATGTGAAGAACCTACGGAATCTTCTCGTTCTTGAGTTCAAGGACCTTCTCGAAAGCTATGGAATATCCTGTGATTTTCCTCCAAGGGGTGATTATTCCTCCGTTGATCTTATCGCGGACATTTTCGGAGAAAAGACGGTGTTCTCCATTAGAGAAGGCAATGATGAGATCCATAAATCCGAAGTGCAAAGTCTCGTCGCTTCTCTCTCGAAGCACGGGGCAAAGCGCGGAGTCATTTTGGTCGATGGTCTGCTGCCGATTGAGGCAAAGAGACTGGCCGAGAGCTACGGCCTTGAATTTAAGAGATATGAGAAGTACAAGGAAGAAATTCAAGAAGAGCTCGGTTCTCAGCCTAATCTCTGCCATGCTTGCGGAAAATTGATCGATCAGAATCAGAAGGAGCTTTGCAGGAGTAATTCGGAGCTTCTGGGCGGAAAGTTATACTGCCATGAACACTTCAAGGAGATCATCGACAAATCGAGTGCAGAAACAATCTAG
- a CDS encoding recombinase family protein has product MRKAAAYARVSTLHQSDLSLVGQFEECDRYAESNEIEIVGYFADKETGKVNRREQLDEPIDHANRREFEYLS; this is encoded by the coding sequence TTGAGAAAGGCCGCTGCTTACGCAAGAGTCTCAACACTTCATCAATCTGATCTCAGCCTTGTAGGTCAATTCGAAGAATGCGACAGATACGCCGAGAGCAACGAAATTGAGATCGTTGGGTACTTCGCAGATAAGGAAACAGGAAAAGTCAATCGAAGGGAACAACTCGATGAACCGATCGATCACGCTAATAGAAGAGAGTTCGAGTATCTTTCGTGA